In one Mycobacterium sp. NBC_00419 genomic region, the following are encoded:
- a CDS encoding YHS domain-containing protein: MAKMSMKARYSALTRDLSWDPTYVGEDDMFPHTTFEGIKVHDWSKWEDPFRLTVDSYFKYQAEKDKRLYAVLDGFAQSQGHLSLTDARYLNAMKLFLQGVTSLEYTAHRHFAYLGRELNGAGPRFAALCQSLDEMRHAQTQIHTLSNYNKYYSGLHNAFEQFDRVWYLSVPKSFFEDAVTAGPFEFLIAIGFSFEYLLTNLLFVPFMSGASFNGDLSTMTFGFSAQSDESRHMTFGLEAIKFLLEQDEANVPIVQAWIDKWFWRGYRLTSLIAGMMDYMLPKKVISWKEAFELYFEKQMLNGLFPDLAYYGIKPPRHVEHAIAEKDIYSHQVYWTLYQFSFAAAFTTTIPEPEEMAWFSEQYPGTFDSIYRPKWEKAARIAEDGGRFFFQGLPQLCQVCQLPMFMTEPGDPNKVCQRGSDFEGEHYNFCSDGCQWIFEREPEKYVQAWLPVHQIFQGNCGGPSVPEVLEWYGLQDGDGGEYLGSVDNQNWVGWHSGSGVETAKVVG, translated from the coding sequence ATGGCAAAGATGTCAATGAAGGCGCGATACTCGGCGCTGACCCGCGATCTGTCATGGGATCCCACCTACGTGGGCGAGGACGACATGTTCCCGCACACAACCTTTGAGGGCATCAAGGTTCACGACTGGTCGAAGTGGGAGGATCCGTTCCGCCTCACGGTGGACTCCTATTTCAAGTACCAGGCCGAGAAGGACAAGCGGCTCTACGCTGTGCTCGACGGGTTCGCCCAGTCGCAGGGGCACCTGAGCCTGACCGACGCCCGCTACCTCAACGCGATGAAGCTGTTCCTCCAGGGCGTGACCTCGCTGGAGTACACCGCGCATCGGCACTTCGCCTACCTCGGACGCGAACTCAACGGTGCGGGACCGCGTTTCGCGGCGCTGTGCCAGTCGCTCGACGAGATGCGGCACGCCCAAACCCAGATCCACACGCTATCGAACTACAACAAGTACTACAGCGGACTGCATAACGCCTTCGAGCAGTTCGACCGCGTCTGGTACCTGTCGGTGCCCAAGTCGTTCTTCGAGGATGCCGTCACGGCCGGGCCGTTCGAGTTCTTGATCGCCATCGGGTTCTCGTTCGAGTACCTGCTGACCAACTTGTTGTTCGTCCCGTTCATGAGCGGCGCGAGCTTCAATGGTGACCTGTCGACCATGACATTCGGCTTCTCCGCGCAGAGCGACGAGAGCCGGCACATGACATTCGGTTTGGAGGCCATCAAGTTCCTGCTCGAGCAGGACGAAGCCAACGTGCCTATTGTCCAGGCCTGGATCGACAAGTGGTTCTGGCGCGGGTATCGGCTGACGTCGCTGATCGCCGGAATGATGGATTACATGCTGCCCAAGAAGGTCATCAGCTGGAAAGAGGCCTTCGAGCTGTACTTCGAAAAGCAAATGTTGAACGGGCTTTTCCCGGATCTGGCGTACTACGGCATCAAGCCGCCCCGCCACGTCGAGCACGCGATCGCGGAGAAGGACATCTACAGCCATCAGGTGTACTGGACGCTCTATCAGTTCTCCTTCGCAGCTGCGTTCACGACCACCATCCCCGAACCCGAGGAGATGGCGTGGTTCTCCGAGCAGTACCCGGGAACGTTTGATTCCATCTACCGGCCCAAGTGGGAGAAGGCCGCTCGCATCGCAGAGGACGGCGGCCGGTTCTTCTTCCAGGGATTGCCGCAACTGTGCCAGGTGTGCCAACTCCCGATGTTCATGACCGAGCCCGGTGATCCGAACAAGGTGTGCCAGCGCGGCAGCGACTTCGAGGGTGAGCATTACAACTTCTGCTCGGACGGTTGCCAGTGGATCTTCGAGCGAGAGCCGGAGAAGTACGTTCAGGCCTGGTTGCCGGTTCACCAGATATTCCAAGGTAATTGCGGCGGTCCGAGCGTCCCGGAGGTCCTCGAGTGGTACGGCCTCCAAGACGGGGACGGCGGCGAGTATCTGGGTTCCGTCGACAACCAGAACTGGGTCGGCTGGCACAGCGGTTCCGGTGTCGAGACCGCGAAAGTGGTTGGCTGA
- a CDS encoding MmoB/DmpM family protein produces the protein MTTAREVGVDLQESGEDVRRMVGAIEKDNPGMRVTHLPGLIKVNSPGKLVIKRETIEDELGREWETHEFQLSIVSYYGNISDYDDDEIVISWDH, from the coding sequence GTGACCACTGCGCGTGAGGTCGGCGTCGACTTGCAGGAGTCCGGCGAGGACGTCCGGCGCATGGTGGGGGCCATCGAGAAGGACAACCCCGGCATGCGGGTGACACATCTTCCCGGGCTGATCAAGGTGAACTCGCCGGGCAAACTCGTGATCAAGCGGGAGACCATCGAGGACGAACTGGGCCGCGAGTGGGAGACCCACGAGTTCCAGCTGTCGATTGTCTCCTACTACGGCAACATCAGCGACTACGACGACGACGAGATCGTCATCAGCTGGGATCACTAG
- a CDS encoding phenol 2-monooxygenase, translating into MQFELRQQVIEPVRQTFTPLIKRYGDRPATRYEEGSVGIQSTEHFHYRPLWDPQHDIYDADYSALKLADPDAYTDPRQFYYTPYVVNRATLHEAFGRNLSYVVDRELLTKMPQSWQDLVTKTILPLRYYESGAQLLNVEGGRFAYGTTIEQVFTYASFDRIGNAQILSRIGIALGENSDTVLATTKPAWIDDASLQGLRRLIEELLVEPDWALSNVGLDLADRLIFPLLTAHLDEAALLGGAGAYSLLIQQFGVWWKDQRKWLDPLISAWVNDPEYGKSNTEVLQATVAKRLPQIAAAVIDLAQEMDSIADVGAEKFVASTVDSVNETLRASGIEA; encoded by the coding sequence GTGCAGTTCGAGCTTCGCCAGCAGGTCATCGAGCCTGTCCGCCAGACGTTCACACCCTTGATCAAGCGCTACGGCGATCGACCGGCAACCCGCTACGAGGAAGGTTCGGTCGGCATTCAGTCCACCGAGCACTTCCATTACCGGCCGTTGTGGGATCCGCAGCATGACATCTACGACGCCGACTACTCGGCGCTCAAGCTCGCCGACCCGGACGCCTACACCGACCCGCGGCAGTTCTACTACACACCGTATGTGGTGAACCGTGCCACGCTGCACGAGGCGTTCGGCCGCAATCTGAGCTATGTCGTGGACCGCGAACTGCTCACCAAAATGCCGCAGTCGTGGCAGGACCTCGTCACGAAAACGATTCTGCCACTGCGCTATTACGAGTCGGGCGCACAGCTGCTCAATGTCGAGGGCGGCCGGTTCGCCTACGGCACCACCATCGAACAGGTCTTCACCTACGCCTCGTTCGATCGGATCGGCAACGCCCAGATCCTCAGCCGGATCGGCATCGCGCTCGGCGAGAACTCCGATACGGTGCTGGCCACCACCAAGCCCGCATGGATCGACGACGCCAGCCTGCAGGGCCTGCGCCGGTTGATCGAGGAGCTGCTGGTCGAGCCGGACTGGGCGCTGTCGAACGTCGGCCTGGATCTGGCCGACCGGTTGATCTTCCCCTTGCTCACTGCGCATCTCGACGAGGCGGCCCTGTTGGGCGGCGCCGGCGCCTACAGCCTGCTGATCCAGCAGTTCGGTGTCTGGTGGAAAGACCAGCGCAAGTGGCTCGATCCGTTGATCAGCGCATGGGTCAACGATCCCGAGTACGGCAAGTCCAACACCGAGGTGCTGCAGGCGACGGTCGCCAAGCGCCTGCCGCAGATCGCCGCCGCCGTCATCGACCTGGCCCAAGAGATGGACTCCATCGCCGATGTGGGGGCCGAGAAGTTCGTCGCCAGCACTGTCGACTCCGTCAATGAGACGCTGCGCGCCAGCGGAATTGAGGCGTGA